From the genome of Ictalurus punctatus breed USDA103 chromosome 28, Coco_2.0, whole genome shotgun sequence, one region includes:
- the kif1c gene encoding kinesin-like protein KIF1C isoform X1 has product MASSVKVAVRVRPFNNRETNRAAKCVIQMQDKSTCIINPKQPKDTPKSFTFDYSYWSHSTEEDPCFASQRQVYLDIGEEMLLHAFEGYNVCIFAYGQTGAGKSYTMMGKQEPEQQGIIPQLCEDLFKRTAENNDADLSYSVEVSYMEIYCERVRDLLNPKSKGPLRVREHPIMGPYVEDLSKMAVTSYSDIADLMDCGNKARTVAATNMNETSSRSHAVFTILFTQRRHDQMTNLDTEKVSKISLVDLAGSERADSSGAKGMRLKEGANINKSLTTLGKVISALADMQSTKKRKSDFIPYRDSVLTWLLRENLGGNSRTAMIAALSPADINYEETLSTLRYADRAKQIRCNAVINEDPNARLVRELKEEVSRLKELLLAQGLSDLIPVPGSSIVGGPGVSQQPPVPGAQITHDAQMEDLNPNPTSPIKPISKEEAVERLKETEKIIAELNETWEDKLRKTESIRLEREALLAEMGVSIREDGGTVGVFSPKKTPHLVNLNEDPLMSECLLYYIKDGITRVGQEDVDVRLSGQFIKELHCVFCSEVEDNGEVVVTLEPLPGAETYVNGKQITEGVVLRQGNRIVMGKNHVFRFNHPEQARLERERSATQDQQGEQVDWSYAQKELLEKQGIDIKQEMERRLQDLENQYRKEKEEADQLLEQQRLYADSDSGDDSDKRSCEESWRLISSLREKLPANKVQSIVKKCGLPSSGKRREPLRVYQIPQRRRLPASLETKQHPSVEELRTQAVKEICYEVALGDFRHTRQEIEALSIVRMKELCRTYGQRDPQERESWRSVARDVWNTVGIGEDETETEEKPAGGKDKGPERRKTDMGDLKAHIDKLTDILQEVKLQNNMKDEEIKALRDRMVKMESIFPVELQGDEDPVTDPGGARSEEGAEHGGWHSEDDGGYRRGRHRWQYPDKYQDIKRRRGNGAPPNPQAGRPQSNPFGGGSGRIPNTFSTPQSGRVPNGPFLPGTGRFLPPLERKLQFPFKGNPQHRGFHWGPSPNQRELDTPEGKDSISSSSSVHTFQSPPSPNKGQWQRRNHGNRGRGNRNRSRNRGRNPFDGFVQNQHEINEECQDGAESHPRAKYTWYNPGPVQDGVQQTQQSKQGFQKHQNPYYYVPPRLQSSPPEKIQNWSGESSAPMNAAPPIRHDITSPMET; this is encoded by the exons ATGGCGTCTTCGGTGAAGGTGGCAGTTCGCGTGCGGCCCTTCAACAACCGCGAGACAAACCGTGCAGCGAAGTGTGTGATCCAGATGCAGGACAAGTCCACCT GCATCATCAACCCCAAACAGCCCAAAGACACACCCAAGAGCTTCACTTTCGATTACTCGTACTGGTCACACAGCACA GAGGAGGACCCGTGCTTTGCATCTCAGAGGCAGGTGTATTTGGACATCGGAGAAGAAATGCTGCTTCACGCCTTCGAAGGCTACAACGTCTGCATCTTTGCGTATGGCCAAACCGGAGCAGGAAAGTCCTACACCATGATGGGCAAACAGGAACCTGAGCAGCAGGGCATCATCCCACAG CTCTGTGAAGACTTGTTCAAACGAACCGCGGAAAACAACGACGCAGACCTGTCCTACTCTGttgag gtTTCGTATATGGAGATTTACTGTGAGCGTGTGAGGGATTTGCTGAACCCGAAGAGTAAAGGCCCTCTAAGAGTCAGAGAACATCCCATCATGGGGCCTTACGTAGAGGATCTGTCCAAGATGGCCGTCACCAGCTACAGCGACATCGCCGATCTGATGGACTGCGGCAACAAAGCCAG GACGGTGGCCGCTACCAACATGAACGAGACGAGCAGCCGCTCTCACGCCGTGTTCACCATCCTGTTCACACAGAGACGCCACGACCAGATGACCAACCTCGACAccgagaag GTGAGTAAGATCAGCCTGGTCGACCTGGCAGGAAGTGAAAGAGCAGATTCATCCGGGGCAAAGGGCATGAGGTTAAAG GAAGGTGCAAACATCAACAAATCTCTCACTACACTGGGCAAGGTCATTTCAGCACTGGCAGATatg CAAAGCACCAAAAAGCGGAAGTCTGACTTCATCCCTTACAGAGACTCAGTACTTACCTGGCTGCTGAGAGAGAAcctgg gGGGGAACTCTCGCACAGCCATGATCGCTGCTCTGAGTCCAGCAGACATCAACTATGAGGAAACCCTCAGTACActcag gtatGCGGACCGGGCGAAGCAGATCCGCTGTAACGCAGTCATTAACGAAGACCCGAATGCTCGTCTGGTCCGAGAACTCAAAGAGGAAGTGTCACGACTCAAAGAGCTGCTGCTGGCTCAGGGTCTCAGTGACCTGATACCTGttccag GATCTTCTATAGTGGGAGGTCCAGGCGTATCCCAGCAGCCCCCTGTTCCTGGTGCCCAGATTACCCATGATGCACAAATGGAGGACCTCAACCCTAACCCAACCAGCCCAATAAAACCAATTAGCAAAGAGGAGGCTGTGGAGAGACTGAAG gaGACAGAAAAGATCATTGCAGAGCTGAACGAGACATGGGAAGACAAACTGCGCAAGACCGAATCTATACGACTAGAGAG GGAGGCCCTGCTGGCGGAGATGGGAGTGTCCATAAGAGAAGACGGAGGGACTGTGGGTGTATTTTCTCCCAAAAAA ACTCCGCATTTAGTGAACTTGAATGAAGATCCTTTGATGTCAGAATGCCTGCTGTATTACATTAAAGATGGAATAACCAG ggtAGGACAGGAGGATGTAGACGTCCGTCTGAGTGGGCAGTTTATAAAGGagctgcactgtgtgttctgcagtGAAGTGGAAGATAATGGGGAAG TCGTCGTGACTTTGGAGCCGTTACCCGGAGCGGAAACGTACGTCAACGGCAAACAGATCACAGAAGGAGTCGTTCTCAGACAAG gtAACCGAATCGTGATGGGGAAGAACCACGTGTTTCGTTTCAACCATCCCGAGCAGGCGAGGTTGGAAAGAGAGCGCAGTGCCACTCAGGACCAGCAGGGGGAGCAGGTGGACTGGAGCTATGCACAGAAAGAACTGCTGGAGAAACAGGGCATCGATATAAAACAGGAGATGGAAAGAAG GCTGCAGGATTTGGAGAATCAGTACCGTAAGGAAAAGGAGGAGGCTGACCAACTGCTGGAACAGCAGAgactg tatgcagATTCAGACAGTGGTGATGACTCGGATAAACGGTCCTGTGAGGAGAGTTGGAGGCTTATCTCATCCCTCAGAGAGAAACTACCTGCCAacaag GTGCAGTCCATAGTGAAGAAGTGTGGTTTGCCGAGCAGCGGGAAACGCCGCGAGCCTCTGCGTGTGTATCAGATCCCTCAGCGACGGCGTCTTCCCGCCAGCCTCGAAACCAAACAGCACCCGAGTGTGGAGGAGCTGCGTACTCAGGCTGTTAAAGAGATCTGCTATGAG GTGGCCCTGGGAGATTTCCGCCACACCCGCCAGGAGATCGAGGCTCTGTCCATCGTCCGCATGAAGGAGCTGTGCAGGACGTATGGACAGAGAGACCCTCAGGAGCGAGAGAGCTGGAGGAGCGTGGCGAGGGACGTGTGGAACACGGTGGGCATCGGAGAGGACGAGACCGAGACGGAGGAGAAACCGGCCGGAGGGAAGGACAAGGGACCGGAGAGAAGGAAGACGGACATGGGAGACCTGAAAGCACACATCGATAAGCTGACTGACATCCTGCAGGAGGTGAAGCTGCAGAACAACATGAAGGATGAAGAGATCAAAGCACTCAGGGACAGAATGGTCAAGATGGAGAGCATATTTCCTGTAGAGCTGCAG GGAGACGAAGATCCCGTAACTGATCCGGGCGGAGCTAGATCCGAAGAGGGGGCGGAGCACGGTGGCTGGCACAGCGAGGACGATGGTGGGTATCGTCGAGGTCGTCACAGGTGGCAGTATCCTGATAAGTATCAAGACATCAAGCGTCGTCGTGGCAATGGCGCTCCTCCCAATCCCCAAGCGGGGCGCCCTCAGAGTAATCCCTTCGGCGGCGGCTCCGGACGCATCCCAAACACTTTCTCCACACCTCAGagcggccgcgtcccaaacggTCCATTTCTGCCCGGGACGGGTCGCTTCCTGCCGCCTTTAGAGAGGAAGTTACAGTTTCCTTTTAAGGGAAATCCTCAGCACCGGGGTTTCCACTGGGGCCCTTCACCCAATCAGAGAGAACTGGACACACCGGAAGGAAAGGATTCCatttcctcatcctcctctgtGCACACTTTCCAGTCCCCGCCTTCTCCGAATAAGGGCCAGTGGCAGCGGCGTAACCATGGAAACAGAGGACGCGGTAACCGGAACCGATCTCGCAACCGGGGGCGAAACCCCTTCGACGGATTCGTTCAGAACCAACATGAGATTAACGAAGAGTGCCAAGACGGTGCAGAGTCGCACCCGAGGGCGAAGTACACTTGGTACAACCCAGGCCCGGTTCAGGACGGAGTCCAACAGACCCAGCAGAGCAAGCAAGGCTTCCAGAAACACCAGAACCCGTACTACTACGTTCCCCCCCGGCTTCAATCCTCACCGCCCGAGAAGATCCAGAACTGGTCTGGAGAGAGTTCTGCTCCTATGAATGCTGCCCCACCCATTCGGCATGACATCACCAGCCCTATGGAGACCTGA
- the kif1c gene encoding kinesin-like protein KIF1C isoform X2, with protein sequence MASSVKVAVRVRPFNNRETNRAAKCVIQMQDKSTCIINPKQPKDTPKSFTFDYSYWSHSTEEDPCFASQRQVYLDIGEEMLLHAFEGYNVCIFAYGQTGAGKSYTMMGKQEPEQQGIIPQLCEDLFKRTAENNDADLSYSVEVSYMEIYCERVRDLLNPKSKGPLRVREHPIMGPYVEDLSKMAVTSYSDIADLMDCGNKARTVAATNMNETSSRSHAVFTILFTQRRHDQMTNLDTEKVSKISLVDLAGSERADSSGAKGMRLKEGANINKSLTTLGKVISALADMQSTKKRKSDFIPYRDSVLTWLLRENLGGNSRTAMIAALSPADINYEETLSTLRYADRAKQIRCNAVINEDPNARLVRELKEEVSRLKELLLAQGLSDLIPVPVGGPGVSQQPPVPGAQITHDAQMEDLNPNPTSPIKPISKEEAVERLKETEKIIAELNETWEDKLRKTESIRLEREALLAEMGVSIREDGGTVGVFSPKKTPHLVNLNEDPLMSECLLYYIKDGITRVGQEDVDVRLSGQFIKELHCVFCSEVEDNGEVVVTLEPLPGAETYVNGKQITEGVVLRQGNRIVMGKNHVFRFNHPEQARLERERSATQDQQGEQVDWSYAQKELLEKQGIDIKQEMERRLQDLENQYRKEKEEADQLLEQQRLYADSDSGDDSDKRSCEESWRLISSLREKLPANKVQSIVKKCGLPSSGKRREPLRVYQIPQRRRLPASLETKQHPSVEELRTQAVKEICYEVALGDFRHTRQEIEALSIVRMKELCRTYGQRDPQERESWRSVARDVWNTVGIGEDETETEEKPAGGKDKGPERRKTDMGDLKAHIDKLTDILQEVKLQNNMKDEEIKALRDRMVKMESIFPVELQGDEDPVTDPGGARSEEGAEHGGWHSEDDGGYRRGRHRWQYPDKYQDIKRRRGNGAPPNPQAGRPQSNPFGGGSGRIPNTFSTPQSGRVPNGPFLPGTGRFLPPLERKLQFPFKGNPQHRGFHWGPSPNQRELDTPEGKDSISSSSSVHTFQSPPSPNKGQWQRRNHGNRGRGNRNRSRNRGRNPFDGFVQNQHEINEECQDGAESHPRAKYTWYNPGPVQDGVQQTQQSKQGFQKHQNPYYYVPPRLQSSPPEKIQNWSGESSAPMNAAPPIRHDITSPMET encoded by the exons ATGGCGTCTTCGGTGAAGGTGGCAGTTCGCGTGCGGCCCTTCAACAACCGCGAGACAAACCGTGCAGCGAAGTGTGTGATCCAGATGCAGGACAAGTCCACCT GCATCATCAACCCCAAACAGCCCAAAGACACACCCAAGAGCTTCACTTTCGATTACTCGTACTGGTCACACAGCACA GAGGAGGACCCGTGCTTTGCATCTCAGAGGCAGGTGTATTTGGACATCGGAGAAGAAATGCTGCTTCACGCCTTCGAAGGCTACAACGTCTGCATCTTTGCGTATGGCCAAACCGGAGCAGGAAAGTCCTACACCATGATGGGCAAACAGGAACCTGAGCAGCAGGGCATCATCCCACAG CTCTGTGAAGACTTGTTCAAACGAACCGCGGAAAACAACGACGCAGACCTGTCCTACTCTGttgag gtTTCGTATATGGAGATTTACTGTGAGCGTGTGAGGGATTTGCTGAACCCGAAGAGTAAAGGCCCTCTAAGAGTCAGAGAACATCCCATCATGGGGCCTTACGTAGAGGATCTGTCCAAGATGGCCGTCACCAGCTACAGCGACATCGCCGATCTGATGGACTGCGGCAACAAAGCCAG GACGGTGGCCGCTACCAACATGAACGAGACGAGCAGCCGCTCTCACGCCGTGTTCACCATCCTGTTCACACAGAGACGCCACGACCAGATGACCAACCTCGACAccgagaag GTGAGTAAGATCAGCCTGGTCGACCTGGCAGGAAGTGAAAGAGCAGATTCATCCGGGGCAAAGGGCATGAGGTTAAAG GAAGGTGCAAACATCAACAAATCTCTCACTACACTGGGCAAGGTCATTTCAGCACTGGCAGATatg CAAAGCACCAAAAAGCGGAAGTCTGACTTCATCCCTTACAGAGACTCAGTACTTACCTGGCTGCTGAGAGAGAAcctgg gGGGGAACTCTCGCACAGCCATGATCGCTGCTCTGAGTCCAGCAGACATCAACTATGAGGAAACCCTCAGTACActcag gtatGCGGACCGGGCGAAGCAGATCCGCTGTAACGCAGTCATTAACGAAGACCCGAATGCTCGTCTGGTCCGAGAACTCAAAGAGGAAGTGTCACGACTCAAAGAGCTGCTGCTGGCTCAGGGTCTCAGTGACCTGATACCTGttccag TGGGAGGTCCAGGCGTATCCCAGCAGCCCCCTGTTCCTGGTGCCCAGATTACCCATGATGCACAAATGGAGGACCTCAACCCTAACCCAACCAGCCCAATAAAACCAATTAGCAAAGAGGAGGCTGTGGAGAGACTGAAG gaGACAGAAAAGATCATTGCAGAGCTGAACGAGACATGGGAAGACAAACTGCGCAAGACCGAATCTATACGACTAGAGAG GGAGGCCCTGCTGGCGGAGATGGGAGTGTCCATAAGAGAAGACGGAGGGACTGTGGGTGTATTTTCTCCCAAAAAA ACTCCGCATTTAGTGAACTTGAATGAAGATCCTTTGATGTCAGAATGCCTGCTGTATTACATTAAAGATGGAATAACCAG ggtAGGACAGGAGGATGTAGACGTCCGTCTGAGTGGGCAGTTTATAAAGGagctgcactgtgtgttctgcagtGAAGTGGAAGATAATGGGGAAG TCGTCGTGACTTTGGAGCCGTTACCCGGAGCGGAAACGTACGTCAACGGCAAACAGATCACAGAAGGAGTCGTTCTCAGACAAG gtAACCGAATCGTGATGGGGAAGAACCACGTGTTTCGTTTCAACCATCCCGAGCAGGCGAGGTTGGAAAGAGAGCGCAGTGCCACTCAGGACCAGCAGGGGGAGCAGGTGGACTGGAGCTATGCACAGAAAGAACTGCTGGAGAAACAGGGCATCGATATAAAACAGGAGATGGAAAGAAG GCTGCAGGATTTGGAGAATCAGTACCGTAAGGAAAAGGAGGAGGCTGACCAACTGCTGGAACAGCAGAgactg tatgcagATTCAGACAGTGGTGATGACTCGGATAAACGGTCCTGTGAGGAGAGTTGGAGGCTTATCTCATCCCTCAGAGAGAAACTACCTGCCAacaag GTGCAGTCCATAGTGAAGAAGTGTGGTTTGCCGAGCAGCGGGAAACGCCGCGAGCCTCTGCGTGTGTATCAGATCCCTCAGCGACGGCGTCTTCCCGCCAGCCTCGAAACCAAACAGCACCCGAGTGTGGAGGAGCTGCGTACTCAGGCTGTTAAAGAGATCTGCTATGAG GTGGCCCTGGGAGATTTCCGCCACACCCGCCAGGAGATCGAGGCTCTGTCCATCGTCCGCATGAAGGAGCTGTGCAGGACGTATGGACAGAGAGACCCTCAGGAGCGAGAGAGCTGGAGGAGCGTGGCGAGGGACGTGTGGAACACGGTGGGCATCGGAGAGGACGAGACCGAGACGGAGGAGAAACCGGCCGGAGGGAAGGACAAGGGACCGGAGAGAAGGAAGACGGACATGGGAGACCTGAAAGCACACATCGATAAGCTGACTGACATCCTGCAGGAGGTGAAGCTGCAGAACAACATGAAGGATGAAGAGATCAAAGCACTCAGGGACAGAATGGTCAAGATGGAGAGCATATTTCCTGTAGAGCTGCAG GGAGACGAAGATCCCGTAACTGATCCGGGCGGAGCTAGATCCGAAGAGGGGGCGGAGCACGGTGGCTGGCACAGCGAGGACGATGGTGGGTATCGTCGAGGTCGTCACAGGTGGCAGTATCCTGATAAGTATCAAGACATCAAGCGTCGTCGTGGCAATGGCGCTCCTCCCAATCCCCAAGCGGGGCGCCCTCAGAGTAATCCCTTCGGCGGCGGCTCCGGACGCATCCCAAACACTTTCTCCACACCTCAGagcggccgcgtcccaaacggTCCATTTCTGCCCGGGACGGGTCGCTTCCTGCCGCCTTTAGAGAGGAAGTTACAGTTTCCTTTTAAGGGAAATCCTCAGCACCGGGGTTTCCACTGGGGCCCTTCACCCAATCAGAGAGAACTGGACACACCGGAAGGAAAGGATTCCatttcctcatcctcctctgtGCACACTTTCCAGTCCCCGCCTTCTCCGAATAAGGGCCAGTGGCAGCGGCGTAACCATGGAAACAGAGGACGCGGTAACCGGAACCGATCTCGCAACCGGGGGCGAAACCCCTTCGACGGATTCGTTCAGAACCAACATGAGATTAACGAAGAGTGCCAAGACGGTGCAGAGTCGCACCCGAGGGCGAAGTACACTTGGTACAACCCAGGCCCGGTTCAGGACGGAGTCCAACAGACCCAGCAGAGCAAGCAAGGCTTCCAGAAACACCAGAACCCGTACTACTACGTTCCCCCCCGGCTTCAATCCTCACCGCCCGAGAAGATCCAGAACTGGTCTGGAGAGAGTTCTGCTCCTATGAATGCTGCCCCACCCATTCGGCATGACATCACCAGCCCTATGGAGACCTGA
- the tnfsf13 gene encoding tumor necrosis factor ligand superfamily member 13 isoform X3 gives MLKWSVLVYVVGVMVALLHLHYTHRRMLTELQGVRTECSNFYCYYCCSGTSVTPLCGSSRGKRDVSSQRKLRQKRQTEQRTFLHLVPDSTYSYDERDMTVLSWAVGRSQGAGLQVSGESITVVTEGSYFIYSQVLYKDPTWVMGHVITKRLKGAETKLMKCLKSMPSNVSLPLNTCYTAGEASLPCS, from the exons ATGCTGAagtggagtgtgttggtgtatgtggTCGGGGTGATGGTGGCTCTGCTCCacctgcactacacacacaggcGGATGCTGACGGAGCTGCAGGGCGTCAGAACCGAGTGCAGCAacttctactgctactactgctgctcagGG acctCTGTGACCCCTCTGTGTGGGAGCAGCAGAGGGAAACGGGACGTGTCCTCACAGAGAAAACTGAGACagaagagacaga CAGAACAGCGCACGTTTCTGCACCTGGTTCCTGACTCCACATACTCGTACG ATGAGCGCGATATGACCGTTCTTTCCTGGGCGGTTGGGCGTAgccagggggcggggcttcaggTATCCGGGGAGTCCATCACCGTGGTGACCGAGGGCTCATACTTTATTTACAGTCAG GTACTCTATAAGGACCCCACCTGGGTGATGGGTCATGTGATCACCAAGCGTCTGAAAGGGGCGGAGACTAAACTGATGAAGTGCCTGAAGAGCATGCCTAGTAACGTGAGCCTGCCTCTCAACACGTGTTACACCGCAGGTGAAGCTTCACTCCCATGTTCCTAA
- the LOC108260174 gene encoding uncharacterized protein LOC108260174: MWQQWTTHGFQLYQVEPAETEESGQFLSFAKRSREVHRCSAATVCLPAPDLHLSSSLSQYGEEFWEKILRYPSEKAACYDPGCGDPLNMFYREPTEMVCTGVRGVREENLSVDTLPSPAQLMGRRKKGRGRVQRRDAAQRQAAAVTQHIGDLRRKQSAVDQMKTEKWWGSTLGYPPENSCSLDVINLTPPETPWRLDPSHTHAQYSAPSPTHLNTGTINPQVFGGCEEMMDLAPGGNPMMSFVVTGTAHREARRNWDTPCLDSPYVATPHLDTPYLHKPHSFWGFPSIK, translated from the exons ATGTGGCAGCAGTGGACCACACATGGCTTCCAGCTGTATCAAGTCGAACCGGCTGAAACAGAAGAAAGCGGGCAGTTTCTCAGTTTTGCAAA GCGGTCGCGGGAAGTGCACCGGTGCTCTGCGGCCACTGTTTGTCTCCCTGCCCCAGATCTTCATCTctcttcatcactctctcaGTATGGTGAGGAGTTTTGGGAGAAAATCCTCAGATATCCgag tgAGAAAGCAGCGTGCTATGATCCGGGCTGTGGAGATCCGTTAAACATGTTCTACAGAGAACCCACCGAGATG gtgtgtacaggagtgagaggagtgagGGAAGAGAACCTCTCGGTGGACACTCTGCCGTCTCCGGCTCAGCTGATGGGCAGAAGGAAGAAGGGAAGAGGACGAGTGCAGAGAAGAGACGCAGCACAGAGACAAGCAGCTGCGGTCACACAGCACATCGGAGACCTGAGGAGGAAACAGAGCGCCGTAGAtca GATGAAGACGGAGAAGTGGTGGGGTTCGACGCTGGGTTACCCTCCAGAGAACAGCTGCTCTTTAGATGTCATCAATCTGACTCCTCCAGAGACTCCGTGGCGTTTGGAtccgtctcacacacacgcgcagtATTCTGCCCCGAGTCCAACACACCTGAACACCGGTACCATTAACCCACAG GTGTTTGGTGGCTGTGAGGAGATGATGGATCTCGCTCCCGGTGGAAACCCCATGATGTCGTTTGTGGTGACGGGAACAGCGCACAGAGAGGCACGGAGGAACTGGGACACGCCCTGTCTGGACTCGCCATATGTAGCCACGCCCCATCTGGACACGCCTTATCTACACAAGCCCCATTCGTTCTGGGGTTTCCCCTCGATTAAATAA